Part of the Niallia alba genome is shown below.
TTAAATGATAGTAGGTATCTTATTATTTTGGATGCTTTTTTGTAGTTAAAAGTAAAAGCGGGTCCGTTCCATTGCGCTCACACTTTTAAAGTAAAGTGTAGCAGGGAATATGTTTTTTTAAATTAATGCGACTGTTGTCAGACTAATGATCTATGATAACGAGGAGTTTGCTTCCCTAAGGAAATAGTATCGGCTGAGACGCCTGGACAGAAGTAAAATAAATAGCAAAAATATCTCCTTTTAGTTCTAAAAAACTCTTTTTGGGACTACTTATTATAATAGGTTGTACTAGGCAGGCAGGAGGGAGATTATGACTAGAAAAATTGGTTTTTATGCAGTAGTTGCCTATGTGTTATACGGCTTGTTTTTTTATTGGTATTTATTTCAATACACTAGTCCAACTTTACCATTTGAATATCAGGGGTCACAAGCCGATCCGAGTACTTTTCTAAATAGTAGAGAATTGCTATTAAGTGAGGAATATTCGCGGGTAAGGAACTTTTTGTTTTTTATATCTACACCGTTTGAATGGCTTCTTTACTTATTTATTTTGTTATTTGGTTTTTCCAAAGTGTTTAAAAAGTGGGGAGAGACTTCTGCGAAACATAAGCCGTTGCAAACGGCAATTTATTTATTTTGGCTGAATATAACAGCGTTTATTCTTACATTTCCCATTAGTTATATCAGTTACTCTTTGTCGAAAACGTATCATATTTCTACCCAAAGCTTTCCTTCTTGGATGAAGGATCAATTAATTGATTTTTGGGTGAATTTTGTTATTGTATACCTTGTTGTCGTAGTCTTATATTGGCTAATGAGAAAGAGCCAAAAGAGATGGTGGCTTTATGGATGGTTTTTATCTATTCCGTTTACATTATTTCTTACGTTTATCCAGCCTGTCGTCATTGATCCTTTATATAATGATTTCACGCCTTTAAAGGATAAAGAATTAGAGACTGAGATATTGAAGCTGGCCAGTGCCTCCAATATACCAGCTGATCATGTATTTGAAGTGAATATGTCGGATAAAACGAGCGCATTAAATGCCTATGTAACAGGAATAGGAAGCAATGCAAGAATCGTGCTTTGGGATACAAGCTTAAAAGAATTAGAGAATGAGGAAATTTTGTTTGTAATGGCACATGAAATGGCTCACTATGTAGAAAAACATATTTACATCGGAATTAGTATTTCCTTATTCTTTTCCTTGTTTGGTTTGTATTTTGTTTATAAATTAATGCACTGGATTGTGAATAGATGGGGACCAGCCCTTAAAATATCGAAAATAGAGGATATCCAGTCTTTCCCTCTAGTTCTTTTATTAATTTCCATGTTACTTTTTGCTGTAAATCCATTAACTAATTTAATTTCAAGATATGAGGAAAAAAGGGCGGATAACTATGCAATCCAATTAACAGACAATCCGGAAGCTGGTATTGTTACTTTTCAAAAGCTAGCGAAAACAGGGTTGAGTGAGGTGAATCCCCCATTATTAGTAAAAATATTCCGCTATAGCCATCCGACAATGCTAGAAAGAATTAGTAAACTGGAAGAGGAAAGCATTCGTTTACAAAATGAGAAGCAATAAGGAACGGTTTTTACTTTTGGTTTGTTCATCTGATAGCAACTTGAATACACTTTGGAGTTCTTTCGGCGAATGGTGAGACAAGGTTTCACTATTTCTACAAGAATCAATGTATATTCAAGTTGCTCTTTGTATTTTTAAAAATATTCTATACAAAAAGATAAAAGGATGATTCAAAGAGCGTAATCCTAGCTAAGTGATTAGGCTTTTTGAATCATCCTTACATTTTAAGTAAATCTATTATTATCAAGTACCAAAGCGCTTACATAATAAGTTGAATTTAATACTTAGTTCATTGAACTTTTCTCTATCTTGTTCATCAATGGCTTTATCGATCAAGGACATCAAACTTGCTTTTTCATTATTTAATTGAATTTCTGAAAGCAACATTTCAATATAGAGGTCTTTTACATAAGTTTCCGCGTTTTTTTTAAGGGCACTTAACTTTGTAAACTCAGTATACGACTTGTCATTCATTGTCTTTCCCTCCTGATGCCTTTTTAATATTATATGGGAAAATTTGATAATTATCAATTTGTTTTTTAAAAATTTAGAAATTTGATTATAAAGTATGTCTATATTCTTAAAAATGAAATAAATAATTAAGTTTATTAGGTGAAAAGTGCTATTATAAGGGAGAATTACTAATAAAAGGAGTGGTTTATGGATGAAAGAAAATTACTTAATAGTAGATAAGTATTGTATTAATTACTACACGCTCGCAGTATTGCCTTACATCTTAACTAACGGTACTATTTATTCAAAGGTATATGAACATGATAAGGTATTCTTGTGCAAACTCACCCCGTTAATGATTGTCAAAACTACATGTGGTTATCTGGGCAGTTCCTATGAAGGGAGAAGAGACGGGACACGTAAATTAATGACATATCACCACAAGCTGCCAATTGTTATTGATGATTTTAATTCCATTTATTTTTTTCCAACTCACTCTCCTAGAAATAACAACTGCGCATGGATTTCTCTTCATCATATTCTCGATACCAAAAAAATAGAAGTGTCCAAAGTGAGAATCACCTTTCAAAATTTACAGAAAATAGAAGTGGATATTTCTCTTTATACGCTAAGAAATCAAATTATGCGGACGAACTCATTAAAAACTTTACAGCGCTATAATCATGAAGCAAGCATTAATCCTAAATTAACCTATAAAAGTTTACTGGTGGAAAAACAGAAGAAATTAGCTGAAACGCAAATGATCTATAAAAAAAAGAAGGGAAAATGAGATAGCTAACGCATGGATTTTTTTTATTTGTTATTGTTAACTAATAGTAAACCGCTTCACTAGCGTCGCATAAACATTGACGGAATTTTCCGTTATTAATTATCCTTACTTTTGAGTAAAAAGAAAGATGATTAAACATAGGTAGTAAACATCCATTTTTTTACTATACCTTGTGGCGAGTGTGATAGAGACAGTGATTGGCTTATGGGACAGTGTTTCCCCCTATTTTTCTCAACCAAATGTGTTCCGGTTTCCATAAAGCTGCTTTCAAATAACGACTAATTTGTAAGTACGATCGCTTACTTTTCGTGTTCCGTTGAGCCAGTACATTCAAGCAATAGACGATCATCGCTATATACACTTGGTTGTGCACAGCTTGTTCACTCTGTCCAAAGAATTTTTTGATATTCAAATGCTGTTTCATCCATTTGAAAAACAGTTCAATGGCCCACCGTGATTTGTAAAGTTCAG
Proteins encoded:
- a CDS encoding M48 family metallopeptidase; the protein is MTRKIGFYAVVAYVLYGLFFYWYLFQYTSPTLPFEYQGSQADPSTFLNSRELLLSEEYSRVRNFLFFISTPFEWLLYLFILLFGFSKVFKKWGETSAKHKPLQTAIYLFWLNITAFILTFPISYISYSLSKTYHISTQSFPSWMKDQLIDFWVNFVIVYLVVVVLYWLMRKSQKRWWLYGWFLSIPFTLFLTFIQPVVIDPLYNDFTPLKDKELETEILKLASASNIPADHVFEVNMSDKTSALNAYVTGIGSNARIVLWDTSLKELENEEILFVMAHEMAHYVEKHIYIGISISLFFSLFGLYFVYKLMHWIVNRWGPALKISKIEDIQSFPLVLLLISMLLFAVNPLTNLISRYEEKRADNYAIQLTDNPEAGIVTFQKLAKTGLSEVNPPLLVKIFRYSHPTMLERISKLEEESIRLQNEKQ
- a CDS encoding competence protein ComK translates to MKENYLIVDKYCINYYTLAVLPYILTNGTIYSKVYEHDKVFLCKLTPLMIVKTTCGYLGSSYEGRRDGTRKLMTYHHKLPIVIDDFNSIYFFPTHSPRNNNCAWISLHHILDTKKIEVSKVRITFQNLQKIEVDISLYTLRNQIMRTNSLKTLQRYNHEASINPKLTYKSLLVEKQKKLAETQMIYKKKKGK
- a CDS encoding IDEAL domain-containing protein, with the protein product MNDKSYTEFTKLSALKKNAETYVKDLYIEMLLSEIQLNNEKASLMSLIDKAIDEQDREKFNELSIKFNLLCKRFGT